From Endozoicomonas sp. 8E, the proteins below share one genomic window:
- a CDS encoding ankyrin repeat domain-containing protein: protein MPVVNQNTSESHPDNFFPDQTFYLACLNGDLDQVERSLAEGVNVNAVMTADFTALMLASSGGHTDVVERLINAGANLDAARSNGATALFIAAEYGNTDCLKRLINAGADLNARNEGGATPLFVAAAKDNTDCVELLINAGVDVNTALTDGATPVLIAAQKNNTECLQLLINAGADLNAALLDGATPLFIAAQQNNIECVQLLINAGVNLNARAEDGATPLLIAAQKNNTECVQRLINAGADLNAALLNGATPLFIAALKGNTDCVQRLINAGAALNARAETDATPLHIAAANGNTDVLKLLINAGAALNARAKTDVTPLHVAAANGNTDVLKLLINAGADLNAALLNGATALSIATEMGNTECAKLLINAEAEMGTEAEKETKEKRHAVR from the coding sequence ATGCCTGTGGTGAATCAGAACACCAGTGAATCTCACCCGGATAATTTTTTCCCCGATCAGACGTTTTATCTTGCCTGTTTAAACGGGGATCTGGATCAGGTAGAGAGGTCTCTGGCAGAAGGGGTCAATGTCAATGCCGTTATGACTGCTGATTTCACTGCCTTGATGTTGGCATCCAGCGGCGGGCACACGGATGTCGTCGAACGCCTGATCAACGCTGGGGCGAACCTTGATGCTGCCCGTTCGAATGGTGCCACCGCACTGTTCATCGCTGCTGAGTACGGTAATACCGACTGCTTGAAACGCCTTATCAATGCCGGGGCGGATCTCAACGCCCGGAATGAGGGTGGTGCCACCCCGCTGTTCGTTGCTGCTGCGAAAGACAATACCGACTGCGTGGAACTCCTGATCAACGCCGGGGTGGATGTCAACACCGCTTTGACGGATGGCGCCACCCCGGTGTTAATCGCTGCTCAAAAAAATAACACCGAATGCTTGCAACTCCTGATCAACGCCGGGGCGGATCTCAACGCTGCCCTGCTGGATGGCGCCACCCCGCTGTTTATCGCTGCCCAACAAAATAACATCGAATGCGTGCAACTCCTGATCAACGCCGGGGTGAATCTCAACGCCCGGGCTGAGGATGGCGCTACCCCGTTGTTAATCGCTGCCCAAAAAAATAACACCGAATGCGTGCAACGCCTGATCAACGCCGGGGCGGATCTCAACGCTGCCCTGCTGAATGGCGCCACTCCGCTGTTCATCGCTGCCCTGAAGGGCAATACCGACTGCGTGCAACGCCTGATCAACGCCGGGGCGGCTCTCAACGCCCGGGCTGAGACTGACGCCACCCCGCTGCACATTGCTGCTGCGAATGGCAATACCGACGTCTTGAAACTCCTGATCAACGCCGGGGCGGCTCTCAACGCCCGGGCTAAGACTGACGTCACCCCGCTGCACGTTGCTGCTGCGAATGGCAATACCGACGTCTTGAAACTCCTGATCAACGCTGGGGCGGATCTCAACGCTGCCCTGCTGAATGGCGCCACTGCGCTGTCCATCGCAACCGAGATGGGCAATACCGAGTGCGCGAAACTCCTCATCAACGCTGAGGCAGAGATGGGAACAGAGGCAGAGAAGGAAACAAAAGAAAAGCGTCATGCTGTCCGGTAA
- a CDS encoding ankyrin repeat domain-containing protein → MPVVNQNTSEFHPDNFFPDQTFYSACLNGDLDQVERSLAEGVNVNAVMTADFTALMLASNRGHTDVVERLINAGANLDAARSNGATALFIAAVYGNTDCVKLLINAGAALNARTEDNATPLFAAVALGNTECVKRLIKAGALLNARTRNGATPLFIAAQNGNTDCLIILIKAGADLNAAKIKDGATPLFMAARKNNTDCLKILIEAGADLNIYRTSDGATPLYVAAAKGHTDCVEILINAGADLNISQTSDGATPLFIAAQKNNTGSVKLLINAGADLNARTRNGATPLFIAAQKNNTGSVKLLINAEADINAQTNNGSNPPFVAAQNGNTDCLKILIEVGADLNIYRTSDGATPLYVAAAKGHTDCVEILINAGADLNISQTSDGATPLFIAAQKNNTGSVKLLINAGADLNARTRNGATPLFIAAQENNTDCVKLLINAGADINAQTNNGSNPPFVAAQNGNTDCLKILIEAGAALNAARITDGATPLFAAAANGNSDCVERLINAGADLNVRTKTGATPLYVAAAKGNTDCVELLINAGADLSAARTKDGATPVFAAAAKGNTDCVELLINAGAELGTKERRHAVQ, encoded by the coding sequence ATGCCTGTGGTGAATCAGAACACCAGTGAATTTCACCCGGACAATTTTTTCCCCGATCAGACGTTTTATAGTGCCTGTTTAAACGGGGATTTGGATCAGGTGGAGAGGTCTCTGGCAGAAGGGGTCAATGTCAATGCCGTTATGACTGCTGATTTCACTGCCTTGATGTTAGCATCCAACAGAGGGCACACGGATGTCGTCGAACGCCTGATCAACGCTGGGGCGAACCTTGACGCTGCCCGTTCGAATGGTGCCACCGCACTGTTCATCGCTGCTGTATACGGTAATACCGACTGCGTGAAACTCTTGATCAACGCCGGGGCGGCTCTCAATGCCCGGACTGAGGATAACGCCACCCCGCTGTTCGCTGCTGTTGCGTTAGGCAACACCGAATGCGTGAAACGCCTGATTAAAGCGGGAGCACTTCTCAACGCCCGGACCAGGAATGGCGCCACCCCGCTGTTCATCGCAGCCCAGAACGGCAATACCGACTGCCTGATAATCCTGATCAAAGCCGGGGCGGATCTCAACGCCGCCAAGATTAAGGATGGTGCCACCCCTCTGTTCATGGCAGCCCGGAAGAACAATACCGACTGCCTCAAAATCCTGATCGAAGCCGGGGCGGATCTCAACATCTACCGGACCTCGGATGGCGCCACCCCACTGTACGTTGCTGCTGCAAAAGGCCATACCGACTGCGTGGAAATCCTGATCAACGCTGGGGCGGATCTCAACATCTCCCAGACTTCAGATGGCGCCACCCCGCTGTTCATCGCTGCACAAAAAAATAACACCGGCTCTGTGAAACTCCTGATCAACGCCGGGGCGGATCTCAACGCCCGGACCAGGAATGGCGCCACCCCGCTGTTCATCGCTGCACAAAAAAATAACACCGGCTCTGTGAAACTCCTGATCAACGCCGAGGCGGACATCAACGCCCAGACTAATAATGGTTCCAATCCTCCGTTCGTGGCAGCCCAGAACGGCAATACCGACTGCCTGAAAATCCTGATCGAAGTCGGGGCGGATCTCAACATCTACCGGACCTCGGATGGCGCCACCCCGCTGTACGTTGCTGCTGCAAAAGGCCATACCGACTGCGTGGAAATCCTGATCAACGCTGGGGCGGATCTCAACATCTCCCAGACTTCAGATGGCGCCACCCCGCTGTTCATCGCTGCACAAAAAAATAACACCGGCTCTGTGAAACTCCTGATCAACGCCGGGGCGGATCTCAACGCCCGGACCAGGAATGGCGCCACCCCGCTGTTCATCGCTGCACAAGAAAATAACACCGACTGCGTGAAACTCCTGATCAACGCCGGGGCGGACATCAACGCCCAGACTAATAATGGCTCCAATCCTCCGTTCGTCGCAGCCCAGAACGGCAATACCGACTGCCTGAAAATCCTGATCGAAGCCGGGGCTGCTCTCAACGCCGCCAGGATTACGGATGGTGCTACCCCACTGTTCGCCGCTGCTGCGAATGGCAATAGCGACTGCGTGGAACGCCTGATCAACGCCGGGGCGGATCTCAACGTCCGGACTAAGACTGGCGCCACCCCGCTGTACGTTGCTGCTGCGAAAGGCAATACCGACTGTGTGGAACTCCTGATCAACGCCGGGGCGGATCTCAGCGCCGCTAGGACTAAGGATGGCGCCACCCCAGTGTTCGCCGCTGCTGCGAAAGGCAATACCGACTGCGTGGAACTCCTGATCAACGCCGGGGCAGAGTTGGGAACAAAAGAAAGGCGTCATGCTGTCCAGTAA
- a CDS encoding ankyrin repeat domain-containing protein, which yields MPVVNQNTSESHPDNFFPDQTFYNACLNGDLDQVERSLAEGVNVNAVMTADFTALMLASSRGHTDVVERLINAGANLAAARSNGATALFIAAEYDNTDCVKRLINAGADLNATLSDGTTPLFAAAARGNTECVKLLIKAGALLNASNSYGATPLFIASQEGNTDCVKMLINAGADLNATLSDNTTPLFVAAANGNTECVELLIKAGALLNARTSDGATPLFIASQEGNTDCVKMLINAGADINAQTDDGASPLFMAAQKNNIDSLEILIEAEADLNSRIKSGANPTFIAAQNGNTDCLIILINAGADLNARTEDGATPLFIAAQENNTECVQLLINAGADLNARTMTGATPLHVAAAKGNTDCVELLINAGAE from the coding sequence ATGCCTGTGGTAAATCAGAACACCAGTGAATCTCACCCGGATAATTTTTTCCCCGATCAGACGTTTTATAATGCCTGTTTAAACGGGGATTTGGATCAGGTGGAGAGGTCGCTGGCAGAAGGGGTCAATGTCAATGCCGTTATGACTGCTGATTTCACTGCCTTGATGTTGGCATCCAGCAGAGGGCACACGGATGTCGTCGAACGCCTGATCAACGCTGGGGCGAACCTTGCCGCTGCCCGTTCGAATGGTGCCACCGCACTGTTCATCGCTGCTGAGTACGATAATACCGACTGCGTGAAACGCCTGATCAACGCCGGGGCGGATCTCAACGCCACCCTGTCGGATGGCACCACCCCGCTGTTCGCCGCTGCCGCGCGAGGCAATACCGAATGCGTGAAACTCCTGATCAAAGCGGGAGCGCTTCTCAACGCCAGTAATTCTTATGGCGCCACCCCGCTGTTCATCGCATCACAGGAGGGCAATACCGACTGCGTGAAAATGCTGATCAACGCTGGGGCGGATCTCAACGCCACCCTGTCGGACAACACCACCCCGCTGTTCGTTGCTGCTGCGAATGGCAACACCGAATGCGTGGAACTCCTGATCAAGGCGGGAGCGCTTCTCAACGCCCGGACTTCGGATGGCGCCACCCCGCTGTTCATCGCATCACAGGAGGGCAATACCGACTGCGTGAAAATGCTGATCAACGCCGGGGCAGATATCAACGCCCAGACAGATGATGGCGCCAGCCCACTGTTCATGGCTGCCCAAAAAAATAACATCGACAGCCTGGAAATCCTGATTGAAGCCGAGGCAGATCTCAACAGCCGGATTAAGAGTGGTGCCAACCCAACGTTCATCGCAGCCCAGAACGGCAATACCGACTGCCTGATAATCCTGATCAACGCCGGGGCGGATCTCAACGCTCGGACTGAGGATGGCGCCACCCCGCTATTCATCGCTGCCCAGGAAAATAACACCGAATGCGTGCAACTCCTGATCAACGCCGGGGCAGATCTCAACGCCCGCACCATGACTGGTGCCACCCCGCTGCACGTTGCTGCAGCGAAAGGCAATACCGACTGCGTGGAACTCCTGATCAACGCCGGGGCAGAGTAG
- a CDS encoding ankyrin repeat domain-containing protein: MPVVNQNTSEFHPDNFFPDQTFYSACLNGDLDQVERSLAEGVNVNAVITADFTALMLASRIGHTDVVERLINAGANLDATRSNGATALFIAAEYGNTDCVKRLINAGADVNAQTNNGSNPPFVAARNDNTDCLKILIEAGANLNTARVKDGATPLYVAAAKGHTDCVKILINAGADLNISRTSDGATPLYVAAAKGHNDCVEILINAGADLNISQTSDGATPLLIATAKNNTDCVKLLINAGVDLKARTRNGATPLFIAAQKNNTGSMKLLINAGADLNARVKVDATALFIAAKKNNTSSMKLLLNAGADLNARVKGGATALFIAAKKNNIGSVKLLINAGADINAQTDNGSNPPFVAVRNGNTDSLEILIEAGADLNTARVKDGATPLYVAAAKGHTDCVKILINAGADLNISQTSDGATPLYIAAAKNNTDCVELLINAGADLNTRNNGGATPLFIAAQENNTDCVKRLINAGADLNARTRNGATPLFIAAQKNNTGSVKLLINAGADINAQTNNGSNPPFVAARNGNTDCLKILIEAGADLNTARVKDGATPLYVAAAKGHTDCVKILINAGADLSAARTKDGATPVFAATAKGNTDCVELLINAGAELGTKKRRYVVQ; encoded by the coding sequence ATGCCTGTGGTGAATCAGAACACCAGTGAATTTCACCCGGACAATTTTTTCCCCGATCAGACGTTTTATAGTGCCTGTTTAAACGGGGATTTGGATCAGGTGGAGAGGTCTCTGGCAGAAGGGGTTAATGTCAATGCCGTTATAACTGCTGATTTCACTGCCTTGATGTTGGCATCCCGCATAGGGCACACGGATGTCGTCGAACGCCTGATCAACGCTGGGGCGAACCTTGACGCTACCCGATCGAATGGTGCCACCGCACTGTTCATCGCTGCTGAGTACGGTAATACCGACTGCGTGAAACGCCTGATCAACGCCGGGGCGGACGTCAACGCCCAGACTAATAATGGCTCCAATCCTCCGTTCGTCGCAGCCCGGAACGACAATACCGACTGCCTGAAAATCCTGATCGAAGCCGGGGCGAATCTCAACACAGCCAGGGTTAAGGATGGTGCCACCCCGCTGTACGTTGCTGCTGCAAAAGGCCATACCGACTGCGTGAAAATCCTGATCAACGCTGGGGCAGATCTCAACATCTCCCGGACTTCAGATGGCGCCACCCCGCTCTACGTTGCTGCTGCAAAAGGCCATAACGACTGCGTGGAAATCCTCATCAACGCTGGGGCGGATCTCAACATCTCCCAGACTTCAGATGGCGCCACCCCGCTGCTTATTGCTACTGCGAAAAACAATACCGACTGCGTGAAACTCCTGATCAACGCCGGGGTGGATCTCAAAGCCCGGACCAGGAATGGCGCCACCCCGCTGTTCATCGCTGCACAAAAAAATAACACCGGCTCTATGAAACTCCTGATCAACGCCGGGGCGGATCTCAACGCCCGGGTTAAGGTTGACGCCACTGCGCTGTTCATCGCTGCAAAAAAAAATAACACCAGCTCTATGAAACTCCTGCTCAACGCCGGGGCGGATCTCAACGCCCGGGTTAAGGGTGGCGCCACTGCGCTGTTCATCGCTGCAAAAAAAAATAACATCGGCTCTGTGAAACTCCTGATCAACGCCGGGGCGGACATCAACGCCCAGACTGATAATGGCTCCAATCCTCCGTTCGTCGCAGTCCGGAACGGCAATACCGACAGCCTGGAAATCCTGATCGAAGCCGGGGCGGATCTCAACACAGCCAGGGTTAAGGATGGTGCCACCCCGCTGTACGTTGCTGCTGCAAAAGGCCATACCGACTGCGTGAAGATCCTGATCAACGCTGGGGCGGATCTCAACATCTCCCAGACTTCAGATGGCGCCACCCCGCTGTATATTGCTGCTGCGAAAAACAATACCGACTGCGTGGAACTCCTGATCAACGCCGGGGCGGATCTCAACACCCGGAATAATGGTGGCGCCACCCCGCTGTTTATCGCTGCACAAGAAAATAACACCGACTGCGTGAAACGCCTGATCAACGCCGGGGCGGATCTCAACGCCCGGACCAGGAATGGCGCCACCCCGCTGTTCATCGCTGCACAAAAAAATAACACCGGCTCTGTGAAACTCCTGATCAACGCCGGGGCGGACATCAACGCCCAGACTAATAATGGCTCCAATCCTCCGTTCGTCGCAGCCCGGAACGGCAATACCGACTGCCTGAAAATCCTGATCGAAGCCGGGGCGGATCTCAACACAGCCAGGGTTAAGGATGGTGCCACCCCGCTGTACGTTGCTGCTGCAAAAGGCCATACCGACTGCGTGAAGATCCTGATCAACGCTGGGGCGGATCTCAGCGCTGCCAGGACTAAGGATGGCGCCACCCCGGTGTTCGCCGCTACTGCGAAAGGCAATACCGACTGCGTGGAACTCCTGATCAACGCCGGGGCAGAGTTGGGAACAAAAAAAAGGCGTTATGTTGTCCAGTAA
- a CDS encoding ankyrin repeat domain-containing protein, producing the protein MPVVNQNTSESHLDNFFPDQTFYRACLNGDLDQVVSSLAEGVNVNAVMTNDFTALMLASNRGHTDVVERLINAGANLDAALLNGATPLFIAAQQNNIECVQRLINAGADLNARAKSGATPLFVAAAKGNTECVKRLIKAGALLNTRSSHGATPLFIAAQKCNTDCLKILIEAGADLNIYRTSDGTTPLYVAAAKGHTNCVEILINAGADLNISQTSDGATPLFVAAAKNNTNCVKLLINAGADLNTRNNGGATPLFIAAQENNTDCVKLLINAGVDLNARTRNGATPLFIAAQKNNTGSVKLLINAGADLNARTSDGVTSLLIASQEGNTDCVKMLISAEADLNARTSDGVTSLFIASQEGHTDCVKMLINAGADLNARTENGATPLFIAAQKNNIDSLKILIEAEADLNIRIKSGANLPFIAAQNGNTDCLIILIEAGTDLNLARIKDGATPVFAAAAIGNTDCVKLLINAGADLNARTKTGATPLFIASQEGNTDCVKMLISAGADLSARTDDGATPLFIAAQNGNTDCLIILIKAGADLNTRTKSGANPLFIAAQNGNTDCLILLIEAGAALNARTEDGATPLFIAAQQNNINSLKILIKAKADINAQIEDGTTPLLIAAQKNNTDCVQLLINAGAR; encoded by the coding sequence ATGCCTGTGGTGAATCAGAACACCAGTGAATCTCACCTCGATAATTTTTTCCCCGATCAGACGTTTTATCGTGCCTGTTTAAACGGGGATCTGGATCAGGTGGTGAGCTCTCTGGCAGAAGGAGTTAATGTCAATGCCGTTATGACTAATGATTTCACCGCCTTGATGTTGGCATCCAACAGAGGGCACACGGATGTCGTCGAACGCCTGATCAACGCTGGGGCGAACCTTGACGCTGCCCTGCTGAATGGCGCCACCCCGCTGTTTATCGCTGCCCAACAAAATAACATCGAATGCGTGCAACGCCTGATCAACGCCGGGGCGGATCTCAACGCCCGGGCTAAGAGTGGCGCCACCCCGCTGTTCGTTGCTGCTGCGAAAGGTAACACCGAATGCGTGAAACGCCTGATTAAAGCGGGAGCGCTTCTCAACACCCGGAGTTCGCATGGCGCCACCCCGCTGTTCATCGCAGCCCAGAAGTGCAATACCGACTGCCTCAAAATCCTGATCGAAGCCGGGGCGGATCTCAACATCTACCGGACCTCGGATGGTACCACCCCGCTGTACGTTGCTGCTGCGAAAGGCCATACCAACTGCGTGGAAATCCTGATCAACGCTGGGGCGGATCTCAACATCTCCCAAACTTCAGATGGCGCCACCCCGCTGTTCGTTGCTGCTGCGAAAAACAATACCAACTGCGTGAAACTCCTGATCAACGCTGGGGCGGATCTCAACACCCGGAATAATGGTGGCGCCACCCCGCTGTTTATCGCTGCACAAGAAAATAACACCGACTGCGTGAAACTCCTGATCAACGCCGGGGTGGATCTCAACGCCCGGACCAGGAATGGCGCCACCCCACTGTTCATCGCTGCACAAAAAAATAACACCGGCTCTGTGAAACTCCTGATCAACGCCGGGGCGGATCTCAACGCCCGGACTTCGGATGGCGTTACCTCGCTGTTAATCGCATCGCAGGAGGGCAATACCGACTGCGTGAAAATGCTGATCAGCGCCGAGGCAGATCTCAACGCCCGGACTTCGGATGGCGTTACCTCGCTGTTCATCGCATCACAGGAGGGCCATACCGACTGCGTGAAAATGCTGATCAACGCCGGGGCAGATCTCAATGCCCGGACTGAGAATGGCGCTACCCCGCTGTTTATCGCTGCCCAAAAAAATAACATCGACAGCCTGAAAATCCTGATTGAAGCCGAGGCAGATCTCAACATCCGGATTAAGAGTGGTGCCAACCTACCGTTCATCGCAGCCCAGAACGGCAATACCGACTGCCTGATAATCCTGATCGAAGCCGGGACGGATCTCAACCTCGCCAGGATTAAGGATGGTGCCACCCCAGTGTTCGCCGCTGCTGCGATAGGCAATACCGACTGCGTGAAACTACTGATCAACGCCGGGGCGGATCTCAACGCCCGGACTAAGACTGGCGCCACCCCTCTGTTCATCGCATCACAGGAGGGCAATACCGACTGCGTGAAAATGCTGATCAGCGCCGGGGCAGATCTCAGCGCCCGGACTGACGATGGCGCCACCCCGCTGTTCATCGCAGCCCAGAACGGCAATACCGACTGCCTGATAATCCTGATCAAAGCCGGGGCGGATCTCAACACCCGGACTAAGAGTGGTGCCAACCCACTGTTTATCGCAGCCCAGAACGGCAATACCGACTGCCTGATACTCCTGATCGAAGCCGGGGCGGCTCTCAACGCCCGGACTGAGGATGGCGCCACCCCTCTTTTCATTGCTGCTCAGCAAAATAACATCAACAGCCTGAAAATCCTGATCAAAGCCAAGGCGGACATCAATGCGCAAATTGAGGATGGCACCACCCCGCTGTTGATCGCTGCCCAAAAAAATAACACTGACTGCGTGCAACTCCTGATCAACGCCGGTGCGAGGTAG
- a CDS encoding ankyrin repeat domain-containing protein has product MPVVNQNNSESHPDNFFPDQTFYRACLNGDLDQVKRSLAEGVNINAVMTADFNALMLASRRGHTDVVERLINARANLDAARSNGATALFMAAEYGNTECVKLLINAGADLNARNEYGATPLFIAAQENNIECVKLLVNAGAQLNTALADDTTALFIATQENHTECVKLLINAGADLNVRNEYGATPLFIAAQENNTECVKLLINAGAELNTALADDTTALFIATQENNTECVKLLINAGADLNARTEDGTTPLFITAQENNTECVQLLINAGADLNAQTEDGATPLLVAAEENNTECVQLLINAGADLNAARITDGATPLLMAAQNGNTDCMKALIKAKANINAQDKDGVTPLFIAAQENNTECIKLLINAGADLNICRTSDGATPLFIAAQENNTECVKLLINAGADLNARTSDGTSALFIAAQENNTECVQLLINDGADLNARTEDGATPLFIAAQKNNTECVQLLINAGADFNARAKDGATPLLIAAQTNNTECVQRLINAGADLNAALLNGATPLHVAAAKGNTDIVQRLINAGADLNAALLNGATALSIATEMGNTECVKLLINAEAEMRTEAVKETKEKRHAIQ; this is encoded by the coding sequence ATGCCTGTGGTGAATCAGAACAACAGTGAATCTCACCCGGATAATTTTTTCCCCGATCAGACGTTTTATCGTGCCTGTTTAAACGGGGATCTGGACCAGGTGAAGAGGTCTCTGGCAGAAGGGGTCAATATCAATGCCGTTATGACTGCTGATTTCAATGCCTTGATGTTGGCATCCAGAAGAGGACACACGGATGTCGTCGAACGCCTGATAAACGCAAGGGCGAACCTTGACGCTGCCCGTTCGAATGGTGCCACCGCACTGTTCATGGCTGCTGAGTACGGTAATACCGAATGCGTGAAACTCCTGATCAACGCCGGGGCAGATCTCAACGCCCGGAATGAGTATGGCGCCACCCCGCTGTTCATCGCTGCACAAGAAAATAACATCGAATGCGTGAAACTCCTGGTCAACGCCGGGGCGCAGCTCAACACCGCCTTAGCGGATGACACCACTGCGCTGTTCATCGCTACACAAGAAAATCACACCGAATGCGTGAAACTCCTGATCAACGCCGGGGCGGATCTCAACGTCCGGAATGAGTATGGCGCCACCCCGCTGTTCATCGCTGCGCAAGAAAATAACACCGAATGCGTGAAACTCCTGATCAACGCCGGGGCGGAGCTCAACACCGCCTTAGCGGATGACACCACTGCGCTGTTCATCGCTACACAAGAAAATAACACCGAATGCGTGAAACTCCTGATCAACGCCGGGGCAGATCTCAACGCCCGGACTGAGGATGGCACCACCCCGCTGTTCATCACTGCCCAGGAAAATAACACCGAATGCGTGCAACTCCTGATCAACGCCGGGGCGGATCTCAACGCCCAGACTGAGGATGGCGCCACCCCGCTGTTAGTCGCTGCCGAGGAAAATAACACCGAATGCGTGCAACTCCTGATCAACGCCGGGGCAGATCTCAACGCCGCCAGGATTACGGATGGTGCCACCCCTCTGCTCATGGCAGCCCAGAACGGCAATACCGACTGCATGAAAGCCCTGATCAAAGCCAAGGCGAATATCAACGCCCAAGATAAGGATGGCGTCACCCCGCTGTTCATCGCTGCACAAGAAAATAACACCGAATGCATCAAACTCCTGATCAACGCCGGGGCAGATCTCAACATCTGCCGGACTTCGGATGGCGCCACCCCGCTGTTCATCGCTGCGCAAGAAAATAACACCGAATGCGTGAAACTCCTGATCAACGCCGGGGCAGATCTCAACGCCCGGACTTCGGATGGCACCAGTGCACTATTCATCGCTGCCCAGGAAAATAACACCGAATGCGTGCAACTCCTGATCAACGACGGGGCGGATCTTAACGCCCGGACTGAGGATGGCGCCACCCCGCTATTCATCGCTGCCCAAAAAAATAACACCGAATGCGTGCAACTCCTGATCAACGCCGGGGCGGATTTCAACGCCCGGGCTAAGGATGGCGCCACCCCGTTGTTAATCGCTGCCCAAACAAATAACACCGAATGTGTGCAACGCCTGATCAACGCCGGGGCGGATCTCAACGCTGCCCTGCTGAATGGCGCCACCCCGCTGCACGTTGCTGCTGCGAAAGGCAATACCGACATCGTGCAACGCCTGATCAACGCCGGGGCGGATCTCAACGCTGCCCTGCTGAATGGCGCCACTGCGCTATCCATCGCAACCGAGATGGGCAATACCGAGTGTGTGAAACTCCTCATCAACGCTGAGGCAGAGATGAGAACAGAGGCAGTGAAGGAAACAAAAGAAAAGCGTCATGCTATCCAGTAA
- a CDS encoding ankyrin repeat domain-containing protein, translating into MPVVNQNTSESHPDNFFPDGTFYDACLNGDLDQVERSLAEGVNVNAVMTADFTALMLASCSGHTDVVERLISAGASLDAARSNGATAVIIAAEYNNTDCVKRLINAGADLNARTEDGNTPLFVAAAKGNTECVELLIKAGALLNARTDDGATPLFMASQEGNTDCVKMLINAGADLNARTKTGATPLFIAALQGNTDSVKALTEANADLNARTRNGITPLLIAAWKGHTDCVEILIGGGADLNADRTMDGVTPLFIAALKGHTGCVEALIKAGAKQGAEAGKGTKERHCVTR; encoded by the coding sequence ATGCCTGTGGTGAATCAGAACACCAGTGAATCTCACCCGGATAATTTTTTCCCCGATGGAACGTTTTATGATGCCTGTTTAAACGGGGATCTGGATCAGGTGGAGAGGTCACTGGCAGAAGGGGTTAATGTCAATGCCGTTATGACTGCTGATTTCACTGCCTTGATGTTGGCATCCTGCAGTGGGCATACGGATGTTGTCGAACGCCTGATCAGCGCTGGGGCGAGCCTTGACGCTGCCCGTTCGAATGGTGCCACCGCAGTGATCATCGCTGCCGAGTACAATAATACCGACTGCGTGAAACGCCTCATCAACGCCGGGGCGGATCTCAACGCCCGGACTGAGGATGGCAACACCCCGCTGTTCGTTGCTGCCGCGAAAGGCAACACCGAATGCGTGGAACTCCTGATCAAAGCGGGAGCACTTCTCAACGCCCGGACTGACGATGGCGCTACCCCGCTGTTCATGGCATCACAAGAGGGTAATACCGACTGCGTAAAAATGCTGATCAACGCCGGAGCGGATCTCAACGCCCGGACTAAGACTGGCGCCACCCCACTATTCATCGCTGCCCTGCAAGGCAATACCGACAGCGTGAAAGCCCTGACCGAAGCCAACGCAGATCTCAACGCGAGAACCAGGAATGGCATCACCCCGCTTCTCATCGCAGCCTGGAAAGGCCATACCGATTGCGTGGAAATCCTTATCGGTGGCGGGGCAGATCTCAATGCTGACAGGACTATGGATGGCGTCACCCCACTTTTCATCGCAGCCTTGAAAGGCCATACCGGTTGCGTGGAAGCCCTGATCAAGGCTGGAGCAAAGCAGGGAGCTGAGGCAGGGAAGGGAACAAAAGAAAGGCACTGTGTTACCCGGTAA